The Clostridium septicum genome contains a region encoding:
- a CDS encoding cell division protein FtsA, with protein sequence MVMKNININNIKFALDIGTRSMIGTVLEAKDGKFHVISEKYLEHEERAMVDGQIHDIDLVARGVFKIVSSLEDELNIKLKSVSIAAAGRFLKTVDSKGEMVVDSEEEITNDTIRNLELIAVKDAEEKINTTTDGKLYCVGYSVSSYYLNGFVISNLSGHKGENIAVDVISTFLPRSVVDSLYSVMKKVGLTVENLTLEPIAAMEAIIPKNLRLLNIALVDIGAGTSDIAISSKEKISAYGMVPQAGDEVTEVIAQECLVDFNLAEVIKKKINVEEEITYLDILGLENTIRSEDLNKVIKPVVKKIAESISSKIIELNGNKTPSALFLVGGGAHTPGLLEEITEQLNMPINRVAIKDRKSVVDCVSNDDLGSEGVTVLGIALVAAKNNGNDFIDVILNKTPITMFNTKEHKIMDVLLQAEINPVMLIAKSGKNVKYTINGTKRIAFGEKGESPIIKLDGKITSIESKVCEGSNIEIAFAKNGRDAKPKIKEQIKTFNSISIYIDENIINIDTIAFINGKFVSLESEIKDGDEVKLILPRKIGDIKKYIIKKELSIYKDDKEVNDYYEVSDGERFYTKDISKVEDSDKTEVVEKIEIEENNKIGIVVNGEKIFLKKDTENMFINIFNYIDFDLENAKGIINLRINGNEAKFTDSLKDGDKIEIFWS encoded by the coding sequence ATTGTTATGAAAAATATAAATATTAATAATATTAAATTTGCATTGGATATAGGAACACGTTCTATGATAGGAACAGTTTTAGAAGCTAAAGATGGCAAATTTCATGTTATATCTGAGAAGTACTTAGAACATGAAGAAAGAGCTATGGTAGATGGTCAAATTCATGATATAGATTTAGTTGCTAGAGGAGTATTTAAAATAGTATCTAGTTTAGAAGATGAGCTTAATATAAAGTTAAAGTCTGTATCAATTGCAGCAGCAGGAAGATTTTTAAAAACTGTAGATAGTAAAGGAGAAATGGTTGTAGATTCAGAAGAGGAAATAACAAATGATACTATAAGAAATTTAGAATTAATAGCTGTGAAGGATGCTGAAGAAAAAATAAATACAACTACAGATGGTAAGCTTTATTGTGTTGGCTATTCTGTATCAAGCTATTATTTAAATGGATTTGTTATTTCTAATCTTAGTGGACATAAAGGAGAAAATATTGCTGTAGATGTAATATCAACTTTCCTGCCAAGATCAGTTGTGGATTCTTTATATAGTGTTATGAAAAAGGTTGGTCTTACAGTAGAAAATTTAACTTTAGAGCCAATAGCTGCAATGGAAGCAATTATACCTAAAAATTTAAGACTTTTAAATATAGCTTTAGTTGATATAGGAGCAGGGACATCAGATATAGCTATAAGTTCAAAGGAAAAAATTTCTGCTTATGGTATGGTACCACAAGCTGGAGATGAGGTTACTGAAGTTATAGCGCAAGAATGTTTAGTAGATTTTAATTTAGCGGAGGTAATAAAGAAAAAGATAAATGTTGAAGAGGAAATTACATATTTAGATATACTTGGATTAGAAAATACTATTAGAAGTGAAGATTTAAATAAGGTTATAAAGCCTGTAGTTAAAAAAATTGCTGAAAGTATATCAAGTAAGATTATAGAGTTAAATGGGAATAAAACGCCAAGTGCTTTGTTTTTAGTTGGAGGAGGGGCCCACACTCCAGGATTATTAGAAGAAATAACTGAACAGTTGAATATGCCGATTAATAGAGTTGCTATTAAAGATAGAAAGTCTGTTGTTGATTGTGTTAGTAATGATGATTTAGGTTCCGAAGGGGTTACTGTATTAGGAATTGCACTAGTAGCAGCAAAGAATAATGGTAACGACTTTATAGATGTGATTCTAAACAAGACTCCAATAACTATGTTTAATACTAAGGAACATAAAATAATGGATGTACTATTACAAGCTGAAATTAATCCGGTTATGCTTATAGCAAAAAGTGGGAAAAATGTAAAATATACAATTAATGGAACTAAAAGAATAGCTTTTGGAGAAAAGGGAGAAAGCCCTATTATAAAATTAGATGGGAAAATAACAAGTATAGAAAGTAAGGTTTGTGAAGGGTCTAATATAGAAATAGCTTTTGCTAAAAATGGTAGAGATGCAAAACCTAAAATAAAGGAACAAATAAAGACTTTTAATAGTATAAGTATTTATATAGATGAAAATATAATTAATATTGATACAATTGCATTTATAAATGGAAAATTTGTAAGTCTAGAGTCAGAAATAAAAGATGGAGATGAAGTTAAATTAATATTACCAAGAAAAATTGGAGATATAAAAAAATATATAATTAAGAAAGAACTATCTATTTATAAAGATGATAAAGAAGTAAATGATTATTATGAAGTTTCTGATGGAGAAAGATTTTACACTAAAGATATAAGTAAAGTAGAAGATTCAGATAAAACAGAAGTAGTAGAGAAAATAGAAATAGAAGAGAACAATAAAATAGGTATAGTTGTAAATGGAGAGAAAATATTTTTGAAAAAAGATACTGAAAATATGTTTATAAATATATTTAACTATATAGATTTTGATTTAGAGAATGCTAAAGGGATAATAAATCTTAGAATAAATGGTAATGAGGCAAAGTTTACAGATTCTTTAAAAGATGGAGATAAAATAGAGATATTTTGGAGTTAA
- a CDS encoding M20 metallopeptidase family protein, with protein sequence MDYFKEQVLSIKNELISIRRDIHENPELGMEEYRTSSKIKEFLKAEGIDFREVSKTGVCGIIKGNKKGENLKTIALRADIDALPILDKKTCSYASKVKGKMHGCGHDAHTTILLGCAKILNRNRHLFNGNVKFLFEPAEETVGGARFMIDEGVLENPRVDAILGLHVEETLECGKVMVKKGVVNAASNPFKILIKGSGGHGAYPHTTVDPIVIASTVIMSLQTIVSREIDANHQAVVTIGSIHGGTAQNVIPEEVIIKGIIRTMYKEDREYIKRRIQEIVEGICNSSRSTCNIEIEDSYPSLWNNDYMVNLFQDTSNKVLGEENIVVQKNPKMGVESFAYFANERPSVFYFLGSLNKEKNIIYPAHSSLFDIDEDCLTIGVTMQCELVLQYLTRSEFNINL encoded by the coding sequence ATGGACTATTTTAAAGAGCAAGTATTAAGTATTAAAAATGAGCTTATATCAATAAGAAGGGATATTCATGAAAATCCAGAGCTTGGAATGGAAGAGTATAGAACATCAAGTAAGATAAAAGAATTTTTAAAAGCAGAAGGTATTGATTTTAGAGAGGTTTCAAAAACTGGAGTTTGTGGAATAATAAAAGGAAATAAAAAAGGTGAGAATTTAAAAACTATAGCATTAAGAGCTGATATTGATGCATTACCAATATTAGATAAAAAGACATGCTCCTATGCATCTAAAGTTAAGGGTAAAATGCATGGTTGTGGTCATGACGCCCATACAACAATACTTTTAGGATGTGCTAAAATTTTAAATAGAAATAGGCATTTATTTAATGGAAATGTAAAATTTTTGTTTGAACCAGCAGAAGAGACTGTAGGTGGAGCAAGGTTTATGATTGATGAAGGTGTTTTAGAAAATCCTAGAGTGGATGCAATTTTAGGTTTACATGTAGAAGAAACTTTAGAGTGTGGTAAGGTAATGGTCAAAAAAGGTGTTGTTAATGCTGCATCAAATCCATTTAAGATATTAATAAAAGGATCAGGTGGACACGGAGCTTATCCACACACAACAGTTGATCCAATAGTAATAGCAAGTACTGTTATTATGTCTCTTCAAACGATAGTTAGTAGAGAAATAGATGCTAATCATCAGGCTGTAGTAACAATTGGATCTATACATGGAGGAACTGCTCAAAATGTAATACCAGAAGAAGTTATAATTAAGGGAATTATAAGAACTATGTATAAAGAAGATAGGGAATATATAAAGAGAAGGATTCAAGAAATAGTAGAAGGAATATGTAATTCATCAAGATCCACATGTAATATAGAAATAGAAGATTCATATCCAAGTCTTTGGAATAATGATTATATGGTGAATTTATTTCAGGACACTTCTAATAAAGTTTTAGGTGAAGAAAATATTGTAGTTCAGAAGAATCCTAAAATGGGAGTTGAAAGTTTTGCATATTTTGCAAATGAGAGGCCAAGTGTTTTTTATTTTCTAGGATCTTTAAATAAAGAAAAAAATATTATATATCCAGCGCATAGTAGCTTATTTGACATTGATGAAGATTGTTTGACTATAGGAGTAACAATGCAATGTGAGTTGGTTCTTCAATATTTGACAAGAAGTGAATTTAATATTAATCTATAA
- a CDS encoding RluA family pseudouridine synthase, which produces MIIGIGTNEAGQRLDKFLRKLLKDVPLSKIFKALRKGDIRVNGKKQKENYSLQLDDIVEIRYIQSNKEKSKPKFIKVESGGLKITYEDENLLVVEKWPGVLVHPDQKGHEATLTDYVLSYLNEKGDYLPESEVTFTPASCNRLDRNTSGIVIFGKTFEGLRELNEIIREGKVDKYYNALVKGKIKDGLYKGYILKNEEVNISKVYDDNVPNSKEIAMEVKTVQTNGAYSLLEINLITGRSHQIRAHLAQLGTPIIGDNKYGDRKLNSFFSNKFGLECQFLYAYKLIFRNTDGKLSYLKNKTIAESLPPIFKKIKKDVFKFSI; this is translated from the coding sequence TTGATAATAGGAATAGGCACGAATGAGGCAGGTCAAAGATTAGATAAGTTTTTAAGAAAATTATTAAAGGATGTTCCTTTAAGTAAGATCTTTAAGGCACTAAGAAAAGGTGACATAAGAGTAAATGGAAAAAAACAAAAGGAAAATTATTCACTACAATTAGACGATATTGTAGAAATAAGATACATTCAAAGTAACAAAGAAAAATCAAAGCCGAAATTTATAAAAGTTGAATCAGGCGGATTAAAAATAACTTATGAGGATGAAAATCTTTTAGTGGTTGAAAAATGGCCAGGTGTTTTAGTTCATCCAGATCAAAAAGGTCATGAAGCAACATTAACAGATTATGTTTTATCATATTTAAATGAAAAAGGTGATTATCTTCCAGAAAGTGAAGTAACATTTACTCCAGCATCATGTAATAGATTAGATAGAAATACTTCCGGTATAGTTATTTTCGGAAAAACTTTTGAAGGCTTAAGGGAATTAAATGAAATAATTAGAGAAGGTAAAGTTGACAAGTACTATAATGCTTTAGTTAAGGGTAAAATTAAAGATGGATTATATAAGGGATATATACTAAAAAATGAAGAAGTTAATATATCAAAAGTATATGACGACAATGTTCCAAACTCAAAGGAAATAGCTATGGAAGTTAAGACTGTACAAACTAATGGAGCATACTCATTATTAGAGATAAATTTAATAACAGGAAGAAGTCATCAAATTAGGGCTCACTTAGCACAACTTGGAACACCTATTATAGGAGATAATAAATACGGAGATAGAAAGTTAAATTCATTTTTCTCAAATAAATTTGGATTAGAGTGTCAATTCTTATATGCATATAAATTAATATTTAGAAATACTGATGGAAAGTTAAGCTATTTAAAGAATAAAACTATAGCAGAAAGTTTGCCACCAATATTTAAAAAGATAAAGAAGGATGTATTCAAATTTTCAATATAG